One Bacteroidota bacterium genomic window, CTCAGTTTCTTCTTGAAATGCCTCGTTCATTAAAAGGTTTAAAGCCTGATCTTGTGTAAAATCAAGTACATGAATACTGTAATCCAAAATGGTGTTGCACACTACTCTTAAATGCCACTTGTTGTACATAAGCCAAAGCTCGGGCTCAAAATTACCATAGCCTTCCTCCAACATCATCCTTTCGGTGTAAACTGCCCAACCCTCAATCATTGCGCCATTACCTAAAATACTTTTAATCATGCTTTTTGATTGGTTACTGTAAACAAGCTGAAGGTAATGTCCGGGAATGGCTTCGTGAATGTTCAATACTTGCAAAATATAATGGTTATATTCCCTGAGATAGCTTTCAGCCTGTTTTTCGTTGTAATTGGTTAAAGGAGTTACATTGTAATAGGTATCTCCATCCACATCATAAGGTCCGGGGGATGATATTGAAGCACCTGCAACCCCTGCCATATATTCAGGAGTTTTGCGAACTACCAAGGGTTTGGAAGGATCAAGATAAACAATGTTTTTTTCACGAATAAAGGTTTCAAGTTCAGGGATTTGCTGTTCAATTGCGGAAATAAAAGAATCGCGATGTACATGGTTTTTGGCAATTTCATCAATCAGCATTTTAACAATAGCCTGCTCATTTTCGGGTTGCTTTTTATCCTTAAAATATTTTGGCCACAATTCTTTGGAAAGCTTAATCATTTCATCATTTAATTCAGCCTTTCTTTTTAATGCTTTTTTGTAAATTTCTTCAGCGGTATAGGCGGAATGAATTTCAAAAGCGAACTTTTCTTCAAAAAGCTTTTTTCCAATTCTGAAATTTCTTGAATTTGATGCCTTTAACTTAGGCAACAAATCTTTTTCAAGGTAATTTATGTAATTTTGAATTGCAGCAATTGAAATGTTTAGAGAGGCTTCGTAGCTTTGCAATTCATGGATTCCGATTTTAGCCTGGTTTAATGAATCC contains:
- a CDS encoding DUF885 domain-containing protein, with translation MRNICTFILALFIVSCSSDMKTSQNNPDQQDLAFENYKTNFIEALWESSPGWATYVGYEKYDTVLSIPNESNRMEEIAFLASYLDSLKSYDPALLSPSNRTDYHLIKNQLEKSSWRIEKFKEYQWNPSSYNVAGGFAKILGNKKINLEEKARRIQARMRNVPAYYESAIQNIENPTIEHTELAIEQGRGTINYFNTIIRDSLNQAKIGIHELQSYEASLNISIAAIQNYINYLEKDLLPKLKASNSRNFRIGKKLFEEKFAFEIHSAYTAEEIYKKALKRKAELNDEMIKLSKELWPKYFKDKKQPENEQAIVKMLIDEIAKNHVHRDSFISAIEQQIPELETFIREKNIVYLDPSKPLVVRKTPEYMAGVAGASISSPGPYDVDGDTYYNVTPLTNYNEKQAESYLREYNHYILQVLNIHEAIPGHYLQLVYSNQSKSMIKSILGNGAMIEGWAVYTERMMLEEGYGNFEPELWLMYNKWHLRVVCNTILDYSIHVLDFTQDQALNLLMNEAFQEETEARGKWKRATLSQVQLCSYFTGYTEIYDFREELKKKKANNFNLKQFHEQFLSYGSAPVKYVRELMLVE